The Punica granatum isolate Tunisia-2019 chromosome 4, ASM765513v2, whole genome shotgun sequence genome has a window encoding:
- the LOC116204213 gene encoding uncharacterized protein LOC116204213, with protein MQLPPKIKVPEFQRYYGTTDPRYHLRHYRGKMLQYWDYEEFVIHTFQDSLAGAALDWYMSLKAADILTWADLSSKFIDQYRYCAETPTTLLELSTMEMTDDQGFEAYAVKWRARAAKHVPPISEAQQIQLFHSTLKGAYYLHLLAHTSSFSNLIDAGKKLDIGIKLCKIEGPAEKKERESSKRAATGTVGNKRGKDTSVNAVNSGRQAPQQNSISYTPAPPATQAYAPPSVHYQQQPPTQQAYYSAPPASFPSPLPQQYAHNYAPAPPPIQQSRPPASRTPQPVQRAPAPQDQQGIATQTRRKQFTPLSAPLSHIYRQLLAGNKIRSIALNPDFDPTIQDQSRRCEYHQGTPGHTTDNCWKLRERIQQMIDDKQLTFNAVKPPNVQSNPLTDHVSSSGPSINMIGVCAIGEYETGQEAPAPFVIEYVPVETGVGYAGFDATPAPFVIEVPAREPYQDSKVPWTYEGSVGNLESQFSVMGVTRSGRVYENPKAANKGKALAVPGIAPEASSIPQKKVTEKEAEAFMKIIKANEYKVVEQMGKSPAHISLLALLLGSEPHREALLKVLTATQIPKETAPELIKETISSIFSNNISFSDDELPSEGWAHSRALHIMNVDFNRIRPSKTAVRAFDGSRKEVNGEIDLVIEGINCPIEVKEYKNRRGLGFRPSCHEIIEARRGKHLHRLAARYGKINRGILVQPLSYFFPGPPHIVGDTLDSPSSDSDSEPVDLPNICAVTEETTPGAYIRFAQENEELNNRTSVPRYSTVIADV; from the exons ATGCAGCTACCCCCAAAGATTAAGGTGCCTGAATTTCAGAGGTACTACGGCACGACCGACCCTCGTtaccatctccgtcactaccgGGGAAAAATGCTGCAGTACTGGGACTACGAAGAGTTCGTCATCCATACATTCCAGGATAGTTTGGCAGGAGCGGCTCTGGATTGGTACATGTCACTGAAAGCTGCGGATATCCTCACGTGGGCAGACCTCTCAagcaaattcatcgaccagtacagGTACTGTGCGGAGACGCCCACGACTCTGCTGGAGCTCAGCACGATGGAGATGACCGATGACCAGGGCTTCGAGGCCTATGCAGTGAAGTGGCGGGCTAGAGCGGCGAAGCATGTCCCTCCGATCAGTGAGGCACAGCAGAtccaattattccactccactCTTAAAGGGGCCTACTACTTGCACTTGTTGGCTCACACGTCTTCATTCTCCAACCTTATCGACGCCGGAAAGAAGCTCGACATCGGCATTAAGCTTTGCAAGATAGAAGGTCCGgctgagaaaaaagaaagagagtccTCGAAGAGGGCCGCCACTGGGACAGTGGGAAACAAAAGAGGGAAAGACACGTCCGTCAATGCTGTCAACTCAGGGCGCCAGGCCCCCCAACAAAATTCCATAAGCTACACGCCCGCCCCACCGGCCACTCAAGCGTATGCCCCACCTTCGGTGCATTATCAACAACAACCCCCAACGCAGCAAGCTTACTATTCCGCTCCGCCGGCTTCCTTTCCGTCGCCGCTCCCGCAGCAATACGCCCATAATTATGCCCCTGCTCCTCCTCCGATCCAACAAAGTAggcccccggcttcgagaactcctcaaCCGGTGCAACGGGCTCCGGCTCCGCAGGACCAACAGGGCATCGCAACACAAACGCGGCGTAAACAGTTCACACCTCTGTCGGCTCCGCTCTCCCACATATACCGGCAACTCCTCGCGGGTAACAAGATCCGATCGATAGCACTTAACCCTGATTTCgacccaaccatccaagatcagagTCGGCGCTGCGAGTACCATCAGGGCACACCCGGTCACACCACTGACAATTGTTGGAAGCTACGGGAGAGGATCCAACAGATGATTGATGATAAGCAGCTCACGTTTAACGCCGTCAAACCCCCGAACGTGCAATCAAATCCTCTTACCGATCACGTGTCGAGCTCGGGACCCAGTATTAACATGATCGGTGTTTGCGCTATAGGGGAGTACGAGACCGGACAGGAGGCACCGGCCCCGTTTGTGATCGAATATGTTCCTGTAGAAACTGGTGTAGGGTACGCAGGGTTCGATGCCACGCCCGCCCCATTCGTGATAGAAGTCCCCGCACGAGAGCCATATCAAGACAGCAAGGTCccgtggacctacgaaggaagtgTTGGGAACCTCGAGAGTCAATTTagcgtcatgggcgtgacgcgcTCGGGTCGAGTCTATGAAAATCCGAAGGCCgcaaacaaagggaaagccctgGCAGTGCCCGGAATCGCCCCGGAAGCCTCGTCTATTCCCCAGAAGAAGGTGACTGAAAAGGAGGCCGAGGCTTTCATGAAAATTATCAAAGCAAACGAGTACAAGGTCGTTGAACAAATGGGCAAATCTCCAGCCCACATTTCACTACTCGCCCTTCTCTTGGGTTCAGAGCCACATCGTGAAGCGCTTCTGAAGGTCCTGACAGCAACGCAGATCCCCAAAGAGACGGCTCCGGAGCTGATTAAAGAGACTATCAGTTCGATCTTCTCCAACAACATTTCCTTCTCAGATGATGAACTTCCCTCAGAAGGATGGGCACACTCGCGGGCactacacatt atgaacgtggactttAACCGCATCCGTCCGAGCAAGACtgcggttcgagccttcgacggctctCGGAAGGAAGTAAATGGAGAGATCGACCTGGTGATCGAG GGGATCAACTGCCCCATCGAGGTCAAAgagtacaagaacaggaggggactcggttttcgcccttcctgtCACGAGATTATTGAGGCCCGCAGGGGCAAGCACCTTCACCGTCTCGCTGCACGCTATgggaagatcaacaggggcatcctGGTTCAGCCGCTCTCCTACTTCTTTCCTGGGCCTCCACACATCGTCGGAGATACTCTTGATAGTCCCTCCTCGGATTCAGACAGCGAGCCTGTTGACCTGCCAAACATatgcgccgtcaccgaggagactaCTCCAGGGGCTTACATCCGCTtcgcgcaggaaaatgaggaactcAACAAccggacctcagtcccgcgttaCTCGACtgtaatcgccgatgtgtaa